AGCATCCGTGCCGCCCCCAGCTGACCACGGCACGATCAGCGTGATGGGCTTGGAGGGGTAATCGTCGCCGAGAGCCACTGTCGAGGTGACTGCCAGCAGGGAGGCACAGAAAAGGCGTGGAAGCGTTCGCATGGATTATCTCTCTTGTCGTCGAGCTTCGGGAAGACACCACATGAAAGGATGGAAGGAGTGCTCTCGTGTGGCGTAAACAACGCCTGCAAGATTGCCCACGCCGATAAAAAAGACAAGTTTTTACATATTATACTTTGTGTTTACCCGCGCCTCACCTCGTCGGAAAGGCGCATGTATAGGCGAAGCTGCAGATGATGGAGGAGGCCTTTATATTATTGTTTTTAAAGGATAATTAATCAGATCAACAAATCATATCCTGGCAAACTAAGACTATCGTCTAAGACCTTGAGTGTCTTATCCCACTTACCCCATCCTGTTATTTGTCATTATTTGTTTGAACTGGACGAACCGCTGGGCTAGGGTAATTCGGGTGAGTGTTCCGGACTGCTCATTGGTCGCTGCAGTCCGCCATACACCCTCTGCTAGACCTCACCCGACCTGTTAAAGCCTGATTATCCGCAGGAGCACTTCATGTTCGCCGATCTCAACGACAAGACCGTTCTCATCACCGGCTCCACCAAGGGCATCGGTCGTGCCGCCGCGGTGGCTTTCGCCCGCCAGGGTGCCATCGTCGGCATCAACAGCAGCAAGAAGGACGAAGCCGCCCAGGAGCTGATCGCCCAGCTGGAATCCGAAGGGGCGCGCTTTGCCTACTATGAGCGTGACCTGACCAAAAGCGGTGAGTGCGAGGCACTGATCAACGCCTTCGTTGACGAATTCAGCAGCCTCGACGTGCTGGTCAACAATGCCGGCGGGCTCGGCGTGCGCAAGGGCCTCGAGTCCCTCGAGGACGAAGACTTCGAGCGGGTGATGGACCTGAACCTGCGCTCCGTGATCATGACGACTCGCTTCGCCATGCCTCACCTGAAGACCTCCGCCGCCAAGCGCGGCGAGACCGCCTGTGTCATCAGCACCGGCTCCATCGCCGGGCGTGAAGGCGGCGGTCTTGGCGCCTCTCTATATGGCGGTTCCAAGGCCATGCTGCACAACCTGCACCGCAACTGGGTCAAGGAATTCACGCAGGACGGCATTCGTTTCAATATCGTCGCGCCCGGCACCATCGATACCGCCTTCCACGCCGACAAGAGCGACGAGGTGAAGGCCAAGATCGCCTCCACGATCGCCATGGGGCGCCTGGGAACCTCCGAGGAGGTAGCGCCCTCCTTCCTGTTCCTGGCCTCCCACGCCGCCAGCGGCTACATCACCGGCCAGGTGATCGACGTCAATGGCGGGCAGATGTGCCCCTGATGCCCGGCCGGCAGGCGAGAGCCTGAAGCCTCCGCACCGACCCTCATTCCCCAACGACAGCAACGCGGCCGGATCCTCCTCTGGCCGCGGCAGGCCCCTCTTGCCTTCAAACACCTTGTCGCCACCACTTCTCGAGGAGATTTCCATGACACTGAAAGGCCACCATCTCATCGGCTACCAGACCCTAGCCGGCCCGACCGGTATCGAGGCCGTCAATCCTGCCTCCGGCGAGGCGCTCGCCCCCGCGTACGCGATGGCCGGTCAGGCGGAAGTCGACCAGGCCTGCCAGCTGGCCGAGGACGCCTTCCTGACCTATCGCCAGTTGCCGCTTGCCGATCGCGCCGCCTTCCTCGAGGCCATGGCGGACAGCATCGATGCCCTCGGCGAGACCCTGACCGAGCGCGCCATGCTGGAGACCGGCCTGCCCAGGGCGCGTCTCGAGGGCGAGCGTGGCCGCACCTGCGGTCAGCTCCGGCTCTTCGCCGGGGTCCTGCGAAGCGGCGACTACCTGGATATCCGCACCGAGCCCGCGCTGCCCGATCGCCAGCCCATGCCGCGGCCCGCGCTGGCCCAGCAGCAGATTCCGCTGGGACCGGTGGCCGTCTTCGGCGCCAGCAACTTTCCGCTGGCCTTCTCGGTGGCCGGCGGTGATACGGCGGCCGCCCTGGCCGCCGGCTGTCCGGTGATCGTCAAGGCTCACTCGGCCCACCCCGGCACCTCGGAGCTGGTCGGACGCGCCGTTCAGGAGGCCGCCCAGGCCTCGGGGATGCCGGAAGGCGTGTTCTCGCTGCTCTACGGCAGCGGCAACGAGCTCGGGCAGGCGCTGGTCAAGGACGCGCGCATCCAGGCGGTCGGTTTCACCGGCTCGCGCAATGGCGGCACCGCCCTGCTGCGCACCGCCCAGCAGCGGCCTCAGCCGATTCCGGTCTTCGCCGAGATGAGCAGCATCAACCCGGTTCTGCTGCTTCCCCAGCATCTCGAGGCCAACGCCGAAGGCCTGGCCGAGGCGTTCGCCGGCTCCCTGGTGATGGGCGCCGGGCAGTTCTGCACCAATCCGGGCCTCGTCCTGGCACTGAGCGGAGCGGCGCTGGAACGCTTCGTCGATCGGGCGGGCCAGGCCATCAGCGAGGCCGAGGCTCAGCTGATGCTGACACCGGGCATCCACGCCGCCTACGAAGAGGGCGTCGCGCGCCTTCAGGGCAGGGACGGGGTAACGCGCGTCGCCATGGGCAAGGAGGCGCCAGACCTCGCCTGCCCCTGCCGGCCGCACCTCTATCGCACCAGCGCCGAGACCTTTATCGCCGACCCGGTGCTGCATGACGAAGTGTTTGGCGCCTGCGGCCTGATCGTCGAATGCAGCTCCGTCGAGCAGATGCAGACCGTGCTGACCGCCCTGGAAGGCCAGCTGACCGCCACCGTGCACCTCGAGGAGGCCGATCACGAACTGGCAAGCCGCCTGCTGCCGTTGCTCGAGCGTCGCGCCGGTCGCATTCTGTTTAACGGCTGGCCCACCGGCGTCGAGGTCTGCCATAGCATGGTTCACGGCGGCCCCTGGCCCTCCACCTCCGACAGCCGCACTACCTCCGTGGGCAGCGCCGCGATCCAGCGCTTCCTGCGGCCGGTCTGCTATCAGAACCTGCCACAGGAGATTGCCCCGGATAGCCTGAAGGAGAGCAACCCCCTCGGGCTGCCACGCCAGGTGGACGGCAAGCGCTAATCGCGGGTCCTGACGGCAGCAACTGAAAGACCAAGAAGAAGGCCCTCGCCAATGGCGAGGGCCTTCTTGTGGTGCGTCCCCCATCCACCATGCCCCGCCTTGACTCCCCCCCCAGGACTCGCCTTGTCCTGCCGTTCGTCGCTGGGAAGTCACCGATGGATCAGGCAAGCAGCGACGCCGCCCGCACCAGCAGACGCTTCAAGCCCCGCACCGGGGCTCATGCCGCAGCGACAAAAAAACGCCTGACGACGTGGCCGCTGGCCAGTCATCAGGCGAAAAAGGCGCTGACGATGTGAGTGAGCGTCTCGGGTCAGCCCGAGTTCTCGCCCCCCTTGAGTTGCACCGGCTTACGGATCGCCAGGAAGTAGACGAAGATCCCGGTCAGCACGATGAAGAACAGGCTGTCGGGCTGGGTCACGAAGACCGTGAGGTCACCGTTGGACAGCGTCAGGGCGCGACGCAGGTACTCCTCCAGCCCCGGGCCGAGAATGAACCCGAGCAGCAGGGTCACGACCGGATAGCCGTGCTTCCTCAGGTAGAAGGCCAGTATCCCCATGACCAGAGTCATCATCATCTGGAAGGTCGAGTAGGTCGCCACGTAACTGCCCACGACCGCCAGCATCGCGATCGAGCCAAACAGCACGTCGCGGCGAATCCTGACGATGCGGATGAAGTAGGGACCGAGCAGGTACATGGTCAGCGGCACCAGGATCAGCGCGCTGAAGATCAGCGCCGCCAGCATGGGCGCGATCAGGCCGGCCTGGGATTCCATCAGCTGGGGCCCCGGCTGGATGCCGTTGATCACCAGCACGCCCAGCACGATGGCGGTGATCGGATCGCCGGGAATACCGAAGGTCAGCATGGGCACCAGGGCGCCGCCGCAGACCGCGTTATTGGCACTTTCCGCCGCCGCGATCCCCTGGGGATTGCCCTTGCCGAAGCTATCCGGCTCGCGCGAGGTCCGCACCGCTTCCACGTAGGCCAGGAAGCCGCCCATGGAGCCCCCGGCGCCGGGCAGGGTGCCGACCAGATAACCGATGGTGGACGACTTCAGGTAGCAGGCCGCCCCGATGCGACGGATCGCCGAACGCGATGGGATGAAGTCGCGGCGACGGATCTTCGCCACCCCCTTCAGCTGTTCGCGGATGCGCTTGGCCTTGTCGTTCTCGGCCAGCTGGGTCAACAGCTCACTGATGGCGAAGGTGCCGATGATCACCGGCATCAGGTCGATCCCCGCTGCCAGGTCACCCATGCCGAAGCTGAACCTGGCCACCGGCACCATGGCGTCGAGCCCCACCGTGGCCAGCATCAGGCCGAGACAGGCGGCGATGGCCGCGCGGCGGACGTTGCCCCGCTGGGCGATGACGATCACGATCAGCGCGAACAGGATCAGCGCAGCCTTACCGGTGGTCTGCACCAGCAGCGACAGATCGGCGATCAAGGGCGCCAGCAGTACCAGCAGCACCGCGCCGAACACCCCGCCGATCATCGAGGCGAAAGAGGCGTGGCCCAACGCCAGGGGCCCCTCGCCCCGCTGCTGCATCGGGTAGCCCTCCACCGCCGTCATCATCGACGAGGGGGCACCGGGAATATTGATGGTGGTGGCGGTGATGCTGCCACCGCACATGCCGGCCATGTAGATGCTGGCACAGGCCATCAGCGCCGTGGTCACATCCAGGCTGTAGGTCAGCGGCAACAACAGCGCCAGCGCCAGGGTGGCGGTCAGGCCGGGAATGGCCGAGAAGATGGTGCCGATCAGAAAGCCGGCCACCACATAGAACAGTATCGTGGGATTGAGCAGCAGGCCGAAGCTCGCCACCACCTGTGTCAGGAAGTCCATGGGTCACCCCCGGAGTGTCGCCCGGCAAAGATCACCGAGTGGGTTGCATCAGTCGTCATGGCTCACCCCCACAGCGTCGGTAGACGGACATTGAAGATCTGGTTGAACAGCACGAAGCCCACCGCGGTGATGGCCAGCGCGATCGCGGCCTTGCTCAGCCATTTGTCGAGCCCCGAAAACAGCAGCATCACTCCCAGAACATAGACCAGGGTGGACAGCACATAGCCCAGCCACTGGAACACCAGCACGTAGCCCAGGGTCGCCAGCATCAGGGTCAGCTCCGGCGAGAGACGACGGCCAGAGGCGGAGCCCTCCTGCCTATCGGCGTCGACGGATGCCTCGGCCTGGTTCTGAGCCTCGGCACCGCGCACCGAGGACCACCACTGCAGGCCGCACAGCACCGTGGCCAGCACACCGATCAGCAGCGGAAAGAAGGACGGGGTCAACTTGCCCGCCTCGAGGGGTGGCCCCATCGCCAGGCCGCCAACCAAGTAGCCCAGCGCCAGCAGCGCCAGTACGCCATGGAACCGGGCCGCGCCAGAACCAGAGCCAAAGCCAAGCGCACGCGCCAGCAGGGAAGAAGATGAACGAGACATGCGAAACCTCTCTCGGCCCCCCGAATACCGGAGACCGACAACACAGTGATCTGGGAGGAGTGGATCGTCGCAGGGCATCAGTGGTGTCGGGCAGAAGCGTCTTCGCGCGTCGGACGCCCTGCCCGATTGATCCCTTGCCATCGGCGAGCGACCCCGCCGATGGCCCTGAAGCGCACCAGGCCTACAGGTTCAGCTCATCCATCGCGGCAAAGGTCCGCTCCTGATAGCCGTCGATCCACGCGTTGACTTCCTCGCTGCCGAGCCAGCCAGGCGTGACACCGATATTGGTGACCCACTGCTGGAACTCGTCGCTCTGGTAGGCCTCGTGGTAGGTCGACTCCAGGGCCTCGATGGCGTCTTCCGGGGTATTGGCCGGCGCCGCCAGCACGATGAAGCTGCCGGTCTCGAGTTCCACCCCGAAATCCGAGATCGGCGGGACATCGGGATAGGCGAGATTCTGCGTGCCGGAGAGCTCGACCACGCCGAAGGCATCACCGGAGGACAGGATCCCCGAGAAGTCACCCAGGCTCGAGATGGCGGCGTCGATCTCGCCGGACAGCAGTGCCTCGGCCTCGGCGGTGGACGACCCCGGGTAGGAAATGACGTTGAAGGTCACCCCGGTCGCCGCCTCCAACCGGCGCACGGCCAGGTACGGGCCCGACCCCTGGGGCGCCACGCCGATCCGCACCGACCCCGGATCGGCCTTGGCCGCCTCGATCAGCTCCTCGTAGGACGAATAGCCGGACTGCTTGGACACCACGATGGCGTCGGCCTCCTGGGTGACACGAGCGAACGGCTCGAGCTTGTCCAGCGAGTAGCCCGGCACCATGTT
The genomic region above belongs to Halomonas sp. YLGW01 and contains:
- a CDS encoding SDR family NAD(P)-dependent oxidoreductase, whose translation is MFADLNDKTVLITGSTKGIGRAAAVAFARQGAIVGINSSKKDEAAQELIAQLESEGARFAYYERDLTKSGECEALINAFVDEFSSLDVLVNNAGGLGVRKGLESLEDEDFERVMDLNLRSVIMTTRFAMPHLKTSAAKRGETACVISTGSIAGREGGGLGASLYGGSKAMLHNLHRNWVKEFTQDGIRFNIVAPGTIDTAFHADKSDEVKAKIASTIAMGRLGTSEEVAPSFLFLASHAASGYITGQVIDVNGGQMCP
- a CDS encoding aldehyde dehydrogenase (NADP(+)); its protein translation is MTLKGHHLIGYQTLAGPTGIEAVNPASGEALAPAYAMAGQAEVDQACQLAEDAFLTYRQLPLADRAAFLEAMADSIDALGETLTERAMLETGLPRARLEGERGRTCGQLRLFAGVLRSGDYLDIRTEPALPDRQPMPRPALAQQQIPLGPVAVFGASNFPLAFSVAGGDTAAALAAGCPVIVKAHSAHPGTSELVGRAVQEAAQASGMPEGVFSLLYGSGNELGQALVKDARIQAVGFTGSRNGGTALLRTAQQRPQPIPVFAEMSSINPVLLLPQHLEANAEGLAEAFAGSLVMGAGQFCTNPGLVLALSGAALERFVDRAGQAISEAEAQLMLTPGIHAAYEEGVARLQGRDGVTRVAMGKEAPDLACPCRPHLYRTSAETFIADPVLHDEVFGACGLIVECSSVEQMQTVLTALEGQLTATVHLEEADHELASRLLPLLERRAGRILFNGWPTGVEVCHSMVHGGPWPSTSDSRTTSVGSAAIQRFLRPVCYQNLPQEIAPDSLKESNPLGLPRQVDGKR
- a CDS encoding tripartite tricarboxylate transporter permease produces the protein MDFLTQVVASFGLLLNPTILFYVVAGFLIGTIFSAIPGLTATLALALLLPLTYSLDVTTALMACASIYMAGMCGGSITATTINIPGAPSSMMTAVEGYPMQQRGEGPLALGHASFASMIGGVFGAVLLVLLAPLIADLSLLVQTTGKAALILFALIVIVIAQRGNVRRAAIAACLGLMLATVGLDAMVPVARFSFGMGDLAAGIDLMPVIIGTFAISELLTQLAENDKAKRIREQLKGVAKIRRRDFIPSRSAIRRIGAACYLKSSTIGYLVGTLPGAGGSMGGFLAYVEAVRTSREPDSFGKGNPQGIAAAESANNAVCGGALVPMLTFGIPGDPITAIVLGVLVINGIQPGPQLMESQAGLIAPMLAALIFSALILVPLTMYLLGPYFIRIVRIRRDVLFGSIAMLAVVGSYVATYSTFQMMMTLVMGILAFYLRKHGYPVVTLLLGFILGPGLEEYLRRALTLSNGDLTVFVTQPDSLFFIVLTGIFVYFLAIRKPVQLKGGENSG
- a CDS encoding tripartite tricarboxylate transporter TctB family protein — translated: MSRSSSSLLARALGFGSGSGAARFHGVLALLALGYLVGGLAMGPPLEAGKLTPSFFPLLIGVLATVLCGLQWWSSVRGAEAQNQAEASVDADRQEGSASGRRLSPELTLMLATLGYVLVFQWLGYVLSTLVYVLGVMLLFSGLDKWLSKAAIALAITAVGFVLFNQIFNVRLPTLWG
- a CDS encoding tripartite tricarboxylate transporter substrate binding protein encodes the protein MFALTPLNASSRQRFVKAAAGATLAGAVLAAVVAVPVAQADFPQRDVRMIVPWPAGGGADAISRKISNLAEQELPTSIYVENIGGAVTATGLMQLAKARPDGHTIGVLTYDSVVTLPRGNMVPGYSLDKLEPFARVTQEADAIVVSKQSGYSSYEELIEAAKADPGSVRIGVAPQGSGPYLAVRRLEAATGVTFNVISYPGSSTAEAEALLSGEIDAAISSLGDFSGILSSGDAFGVVELSGTQNLAYPDVPPISDFGVELETGSFIVLAAPANTPEDAIEALESTYHEAYQSDEFQQWVTNIGVTPGWLGSEEVNAWIDGYQERTFAAMDELNL